In Eriocheir sinensis breed Jianghai 21 chromosome 30, ASM2467909v1, whole genome shotgun sequence, the following are encoded in one genomic region:
- the LOC127005527 gene encoding carbohydrate sulfotransferase 11-like isoform X1 yields MVREVSFRAVLVALALPSIACYLLLVRSTPHLAEEEALPYLDLGSCPSCGGGGGDGGVEEDLQAFSAAPYDLPDDPWWAGWAQVQRSRREALRLACLQFHGARVKSFSKLLLFRKYLYNLLVDDRHRAIYCYVPKVACTNWKRLMMILSGRTNETNPLNISSHIPHEEGVLTRLSSARYKTSVLSYKLRTYTKFLFVRHPMERLVSAYRNKLASNSSSATDFRRRFGSTMLKVRRGVGAFHNVSKAGRGVTFAEFVYYLIERSYTGGQQSLNEHWAPYFDLCHPCTIRYDNIGKYETLEEDAEFILRKIGARPDLHFPPFVNSKTASLVPGYLATLTEDMSKKLYELYKPDFALFQYEP; encoded by the exons AGGCGTTACCTTACCTTGACTTGGGGTCGTGTCCctcctgcggcggcggcggcggcgatggggGCGTCGAAGAGGACCTGCAAGCCTTCAGCGCCGCTCCTTATGACCTTCCAGATGACCCGTGGTGGGCAGGCTGGGCGCAGGTGCAGAGGAGCAGGCGGGAGGCGCTCCGACTGGCCTGCCTTCAGTTCCACGGCGCGCGAGTCAAGTCATTTTCGAAGCTTCTACTCTTCAGGAAATACCTCTACAACCTCCTCGTGGACGACCGACACCGCGCCATCTATTGCTACGTGCCTaag GTGGCGTGCACGAACTGGAAGCGCCTCATGATGATCCTCTCAGGGCGCACCAACGAGACTAATCCGCTCAACATCAGCTCCCACATCCCACACGAGGAAGGGGTGCTGACGCGGCTCTCCTCGGCCCGCTACAAG ACCTCGGTGCTCAGCTACAAGCTCCGCACCTACACCAAGTTCCTCTTCGTGCGTCACCCGATGGAGCGCCTCGTCTCGGCCTACAGGAACAAGCTCGCCAGCAACTCGTCCTCGGCCACAGACTTCAGACGGAGGTTCGGCTCCACCATGCTCAAAGTGCGTCGAGGGGTTGGCGCCTTCCACAATGTCTCCAAGGCTGGCCGGGGGGTCACCTTCGCGGAGTTCGTGTATTACCTGATCGAGAGGAGCTACACCGGCGGCCAGCAGAGTCTCAACGAACACTGGGCACCGTACTTTGACCTCTGCCACCCGTGCACCATCCGCTACGACAACATCGGCAAGTATGAAACGTTGGAGGAGGACGCAGAGTTTATCCTGCGGAAGATCGGCGCGCGACCCGACCTCCATTTCCCTCCGTTTGTCAACTCCAAGACGGCCTCCCTCGTGCCCGGCTACCTCGCCACGCTCACAGAGGACATGAGCAAAAAGCTGTACGAGTTATATAAGCCGGACTTCGCGCTGTTTCAGTACGAGCCGTGA